In the Longibacter salinarum genome, one interval contains:
- a CDS encoding TfoX/Sxy family protein, with amino-acid sequence MSFLSDEQKKLVDRIGTVASDIEARMMLGTIGLYIDDAQIGVVEDDAVYLRAGDDHRASFEEQGATPYNAGGGVAQASYFRVPDAILEDNDALTTWVEHAGSVAA; translated from the coding sequence ATGTCCTTTCTTTCCGACGAACAGAAGAAGCTGGTTGATCGCATCGGTACCGTGGCTTCCGACATTGAGGCTCGCATGATGCTTGGTACCATCGGTCTATACATCGATGATGCTCAGATCGGTGTTGTCGAAGATGATGCCGTCTATCTTCGCGCTGGCGACGACCATCGTGCCTCCTTCGAAGAGCAGGGAGCAACCCCGTATAATGCCGGCGGAGGCGTAGCTCAGGCGTCCTACTTCCGCGTGCCTGACGCCATCCTCGAAGATAATGATGCCCTCACGACGTGGGTTGAACACGCGGGTAGCGTCGCTGCTTGA
- a CDS encoding alpha/beta hydrolase family protein has protein sequence MTDASVRTLDIPAIDGFSLAASRFGPEEPATVVVVAAATGVRRKLYRALAEDFAERGVGVVTFDYRGTGGSLPDSLRGFEASMRDWAVRDLGGVVRWAAERYPEARRVVLGHSYGGCAVGMIPNAPQVDAVVVVAAPNAYWGHWPSPQRYGYAALWYAGMPMLSRACGFFPGRALGLGEDLPKDVALQWARWSRRPEYVGEYAGHAAFDRPIFAYSFTDDAFAPKDSVDAMMAEYSSARIDRHHIAPSAVGADRIGHFGFFRPGRVPGLWDQVAAWIAETDTAL, from the coding sequence ATGACTGACGCTTCCGTGCGAACCCTGGACATTCCTGCCATCGACGGCTTCTCGCTGGCGGCGTCGCGTTTTGGGCCTGAGGAGCCGGCGACGGTCGTGGTGGTGGCTGCGGCGACGGGCGTTCGGCGCAAGCTGTACCGAGCGCTTGCAGAGGATTTTGCCGAGCGCGGTGTTGGCGTCGTCACGTTCGATTACCGGGGAACAGGCGGCAGCCTTCCTGATTCCCTTCGTGGATTCGAGGCGTCTATGCGTGACTGGGCCGTGCGAGATCTTGGAGGCGTGGTGCGATGGGCGGCCGAGCGGTATCCGGAGGCACGCCGCGTTGTGCTGGGACACAGCTACGGTGGGTGCGCCGTCGGGATGATTCCCAACGCACCTCAGGTCGATGCCGTGGTCGTGGTGGCGGCACCGAATGCCTACTGGGGACACTGGCCGTCGCCGCAGCGGTATGGATACGCCGCGCTCTGGTATGCGGGAATGCCGATGCTATCGCGCGCCTGCGGCTTCTTCCCGGGCCGGGCGCTCGGTCTCGGCGAGGACCTGCCGAAGGACGTGGCGCTACAGTGGGCGCGTTGGTCTCGCCGGCCGGAGTACGTCGGCGAGTACGCGGGGCACGCAGCCTTCGATCGCCCCATCTTCGCCTACAGTTTCACGGATGATGCCTTTGCGCCGAAGGACTCCGTGGATGCGATGATGGCCGAGTACAGCAGCGCGAGGATCGATCGCCACCACATCGCTCCGTCGGCTGTCGGTGCCGACCGGATCGGGCATTTCGGCTTCTTCCGTCCGGGACGCGTGCCCGGACTGTGGGACCAGGTCGCGGCGTGGATTGCAGAAACAGATACCGCCTTGTAG